Proteins encoded together in one Chitinophaga sp. LS1 window:
- a CDS encoding ISL3 family transposase, with amino-acid sequence MWSQNLIFDYDALELDLLEYKIDAGHITIFMRSRKRSQSCPLCNALSTRLHSYYHRSFRDLPVFDNKVLIKLKCRKFYCENEACARKIFVEPLKNAFSRYSRVTNRLSKKLLNIALLVGGNMGARLSNTLNIATSSSTFIRLIHKQKMPQNLETNAVGIDDWAYKKGQNYGTAIIDLNSRKIIDLLPDRESKTVEDWFKQRPYIKIVTRDRFARYAKGVSNGAPQADQIADRWHLIKNMGDALIKLLERTRQSMKPQLLIKAMDANENLELGNQTLTKSSSGKTPKRFSQLQQIKAYYKDGVPIRTIARLVGAIRNTVKKYLHLNEPPPKIPSRSNLTKYVDHLKSRLRGS; translated from the coding sequence ATGTGGTCACAAAACTTAATATTTGATTATGATGCGTTGGAGCTTGATTTATTAGAATATAAAATTGATGCAGGACATATTACAATATTCATGAGGAGCAGGAAAAGATCTCAATCATGTCCTCTTTGTAATGCTTTGTCGACAAGACTGCATAGTTACTATCACAGATCATTTAGGGATTTGCCTGTATTTGATAATAAAGTACTGATAAAACTAAAATGCAGAAAATTTTATTGTGAGAACGAAGCTTGCGCTAGAAAGATTTTTGTTGAACCTCTAAAGAACGCATTTTCCAGATATAGCCGGGTCACGAATAGATTAAGTAAGAAATTATTGAATATAGCATTATTAGTTGGTGGAAATATGGGAGCTAGATTATCTAATACCCTGAATATTGCAACGAGTAGTTCTACATTTATCAGATTAATACACAAACAAAAAATGCCTCAAAATCTTGAGACAAATGCAGTAGGAATAGATGATTGGGCATATAAGAAAGGGCAAAATTATGGTACTGCAATAATTGATTTAAATTCAAGAAAGATTATCGATCTACTACCAGATCGCGAATCCAAAACTGTGGAAGATTGGTTTAAACAAAGGCCTTATATAAAAATTGTAACACGAGATCGTTTTGCCAGGTATGCAAAAGGTGTTTCAAATGGTGCTCCCCAGGCAGATCAAATTGCAGATCGCTGGCATTTAATCAAGAATATGGGTGATGCCTTAATCAAATTATTAGAACGCACCCGCCAAAGTATGAAACCACAACTCTTGATAAAGGCAATGGATGCCAATGAAAATTTGGAGTTAGGGAATCAAACATTGACAAAATCCTCCTCTGGTAAAACACCTAAGAGATTTTCTCAGCTGCAGCAAATCAAAGCATATTATAAAGACGGCGTACCGATAAGAACCATTGCCAGACTGGTTGGAGCAATCAGGAATACTGTGAAAAAGTATTTGCATCTTAATGAGCCTCCTCCAAAAATACCCTCCAGAAGCAACTTAACTAAGTATGTCGATCATTTAAAATCCAGGTTGAGAGGATCCTGA